The Chiloscyllium punctatum isolate Juve2018m chromosome 19, sChiPun1.3, whole genome shotgun sequence DNA segment CCAGCAGCCCGGATCTGAGCTCTGTCTCTGGCTTCATGCAGCATGTGGCTGAACAGAATTACCGGAATCTCTGGCAGACAAGCCAGGGCCAGTCGTTGGGGCCTGCTGCTGCTGCAGCTCCTCGGGAGAAGCCTGAGGCCTGCTACCTCCAGGCTCTGAAGGTAGCTCTCAGCCGGGTGTATGGCTGCAGCTTCATCTGGATCGGTGGAGACTCTGGGAGAGAGCCCGGACCTTGTCCAGCAGCCATCAGCCGGGAGCCACAGCCTAATCTGCTTCCCGTAGAGGCCCTGCTGGAGTCAGGCCAGTTCCTGTATGTGATCCAGCCCTTCTGTCAATATTCACTCTGGGATGTGGTAACCTACAGCCCTGCCAAGCTGGCTAATAGTCATGCCAAGGTGCTCTTTCTCCTGTACCAAGTTCTCCAGGCCATGCAGGCTGCTCACTGCGAGGGGCTGGCCTGTGGCAGCTTGTCCCTGACTCACCTCAAGCTGGATGAGAGACTccatgtccagctgcagctcaaCCTGTCTGACTACGAGAGGCCAGAGGCCGGAGAGCTGACCGGGGAAGAGGCTGGTGACCAGGGCAGTGACCGGGAAACCTTCAGTGAACAGCTGGATGAATCCTCACTGTCAGCACTCCTCACTGACTGGGTTCATGGGCGGATTAGCAACTTCACCTACCTGATGGTACTCAACAGACTGGCAGGCCGCAGAGCTGGTGACCCCAACTATCACCCCGTCCTGCCCTGGGTGGTGGACTTCACAGTCCCTTACGGAAAATTCCGGGACCTTCGCAAATCCAAATTCCGGCTCAACAAGGGAGACAAGCAGCTGGATTTCACCTACGAGATGACCAAGGAAGCTTTTGTGGCGGGAGGCCAAGCTGCAGATCAGCTGCATGTCCCCCACCACATTTCGGATGTCCTCTCTGATATCACCTTCTACGTTTACAAAGCTCGGCGGACTCCGCGCTCTGTCCTCTGCAGTCATGTCCGATCCCAGTGGGAAGCCAATGAATATCCTGCCAGCATGGAACGGATGCAATCCTGGACCCCAGACGAATGTATCCCTGAGTTTTACACAGATCCCACCATCTTCCAATCCATCCACCCTGACATGCCGGACCTGGATATTCCAGCCTGGTGCAACTCCTACCAGGAATTCATTGATATCCACCACCAGCTGCTTGAGTCGAAGGAGGTCTCTGCCAATCTGCACCATTGGATCGATCTGACCTTTGGCTACAAACTGAGTGGCAAGGAGGCGGTGAAAGCCAAGAACGTTTGCCTGCCCCTCGTGGACAGTCACACCCACCTGACTAACTATGGGGTGGTGCAGCTCTTTGACCAGCCACACCCCCCTCGGCTGTTCAGGGGCAGCTGTGCCCCACCAGAGTCTGCACCCCCCCCCATCAGCCTGAAGGAGGCTGCAGGGAGCCAGCCGGTGGATggtctggtggtggagtctgtgggCTCAGAGGGGCAGGGGCCAGGTGATTGTTTGAAGGAGGAGGatctggaggaggggacagaggcaCTGGATTCCCTGGCTGCCTCAGGTAAGCCTTCAGAGCACTTGCCTCCTTCCTCTGCCTCGATGGCAGATCCCCGCACTCTCAGCGGCCGAGGGAATCGTAACCGAGGCACAGCCTCTCGTGAGCTCCTCGAGGCCAAGATCCACCTTCCTGAGGGTTTCAATCCTCTGCAGCCTCTGGAGGAACTGGAGAAACTCGACAACTTCCTGCTGCGTGGGTTGTTCAGTGAGTTGCCGGAGATTGTATTCCAGGATCATGCTCCCCAGCCGTCCTTCTCCCAGTTTGTGCAGAGGGACATGCAGGCATTTGGGATCCTCATCGCGGAAATCTTCTTTGCTCAGCGGCTGCGAGCTCAGGCACCAGACACCCCTCTGTGGGATCGTTTTCTGGCTGTGCGGAAACTGTGTCCCCACCACATGAGAGAGATCGCTG contains these protein-coding regions:
- the wdr81 gene encoding LOW QUALITY PROTEIN: WD repeat-containing protein 81 (The sequence of the model RefSeq protein was modified relative to this genomic sequence to represent the inferred CDS: inserted 3 bases in 3 codons) encodes the protein MDALVGCVEKELAIERRQLGPGEGCSLVAYVPTKWLGSLKERKVLPSCCPRPEGLSDAEVTSFLQPSVSKLPAGWTRVSLQILRKARLAYRVGPDLCCVTSCSGGVGRGASSPDLSSVSGFMQHVAEQNYRNLWQTSQGQSLGPAAAAAPREKPEACYLQALKVALSRVYGCSFIWIGGDSGREPGPCPAAISREPQPNLLPVEALLESGQFLYVIQPFCQYSLWDVVTYSPAKLANSHAKVLFLLYQVLQAMQAAHCEGLACGSLSLTHLKLDERLHVQLQLNLSDYERPEAGELTGEEAGDQGSDRETFSEQLDESSLSALLTDWVHGRISNFTYLMVLNRLAGRRAGDPNYHPVLPWVVDFTVPYGKFRDLRKSKFRLNKGDKQLDFTYEMTKEAFVAGGQAADQLHVPHHISDVLSDITFYVYKARRTPRSVLCSHVRSQWEANEYPASMERMQSWTPDECIPEFYTDPTIFQSIHPDMPDLDIPAWCNSYQEFIDIHHQLLESKEVSANLHHWIDLTFGYKLSGKEAVKAKNVCLPLVDSHTHLTNYGVVQLFDQPHPPRLFRGSCAPPESAPPPISLKEAAGSQPVDGLVVESVGSEGQGPGDCLKEEDLEEGTEALDSLAASGKPSEHLPPSSASMADPRTLSGRGNRNRGTASRELLEAKIHLPEGFNPLQPLEELEKLDNFLLRGLFSELPEIVFQDHAPQPSFSQFVQRDMQAFGILIAEIFFAQRLRAQAPDTPLWDRFLAVRKLCPHHMREIAAPLQHAVSTLLQLHDSPEELLKTRSPADWSCLFKYRAVCEGLPPPSPSQLLSPCCPTIPFPRYFSALHQFVCTYYSHWSEDGDQGRDFVFSLWQQLDKLLEQMQXEGLEILLPFVLTLLSTDVTAVYTAWYFFEPISRALGPRNTNRYLLKPLVGVYEKPGYVCSRFYLYTDCFVVQLIVRLGLQSFLSSLLPHILQVLTGQEGXEEDRVLNGAGEDEEGVSDMPASYSSSELKAAGPCDSSNFIDFSSGISFSDQAELTENEDFQNGIFLSDREQELLSXGKLSDKSSNSDSSAEDRGTDSDSKDRLSLRSMDSHQDLKLAEGVLLQPRDDEEEEEQGVGDEEEAAPEETLFCSLPDPREREAIPKEEDVDEEELLSEGKEQKILFGVDVFPKP